The following proteins are co-located in the Vigna unguiculata cultivar IT97K-499-35 chromosome 9, ASM411807v1, whole genome shotgun sequence genome:
- the LOC114164525 gene encoding linoleate 13S-lipoxygenase 3-1, chloroplastic-like, whose translation MPVALHNELMGFTSFASASSKLLLQNNTFRHNQPLFGLNPISLPFQNTTRGTRLRREARFPVAAISQDFMKTTLRVHAEKPVQFKVRAVVTVRNKIREDFKETMLKHLDAITDRIGTRNVVLELISTDIDPKTKSPKKSNKAALKDWSKKSSVKAERVNYTAEFIVDSNFGVPGAIAVTNKHQREFFLESIVIEGFVSGAVHFPCNSWVQGERIFFSNKAYLPGDTPGGLRVLREKELINLRGDGKGVRKLCDRIYDFDIYNDLGNPDEGIELTRPTLGGTQNHPYPRRCRTGRAPTDTDMHAESRVDLPQPMYVPRDEQFDEAKMNTFVMKRLKAVLHNLIPGLKASLSADNQDFNRFSDFDDLYNDGQPLQDEIIKKIPLSQVIIKIQQCSQGLLKYDTPKIISKDKFAWLRDDEFARQAIAGVNPVNIERLKVFPPVSKLDPEMYGHQESALKEEHILAQLNGMTVQQAIEANKLFMINYHDVYVPFVDRINALDGRKSYATRTIFFLTPLGTLKPIAIELSLGPSSGSKRVVTPPVDATTYWKWQLAKAHVCANDAGVHQLVNHWLRTHACMEPFILSAHRQLSAMHPVFKLLDPHMRYTLDINALARQKLINADGIIESSFTPGRYCTEISSAAYKHLWRFDMEGLPADLIRRGMAVPDATQPNGVKLVIEDYPYAADGLMVWSAIENWVRTYVQHYYGHPGQVCNDRELQAWYSESINVGHADLRHERWWPTLNDSEDLVSILTTLIWTVSAQHAAINFGQYPYGGYVPNRPPLMRRLIPEDEEEKKSEKHANFMADPEKYFLNALPSLLQATKYMAIVDTLSTHSPDEEYLGERQQSSIWSGEAEMIEAFYSFSAEMKGIEKEIERRNCDPTLRNRCGPGVLPYELLAPTSPPGVTCRGIPNSVST comes from the exons ATGCCAGTGGCTCTTCATAACGAACTCATGGGTTTTACCTCGTTTGCTTCTGCTTCCTCCAAACTTCTTCTTCAGAATAATACTTTTCGACACAACCAACCCTTGTTCGGCCTCAATCCTATCTCGCTTCCTTTCCAGAACACAACAAGGGGTACGAGGTTGAGAAGGGAAGCAAGGTTTCCGGTGGCAGCTATCAGTCAGGATTTTATGAAGACCACACTGAGAGTGCATGCAGAGAAACCGGTGCAATTCAAGGTCAGAGCTGTGGTAACAGTGAGGAACAAGATCAGAGAGGATTTCAAAGAGACCATGTTGAAGCATTTGGACGCCATCACTGATAGGATAGGGACAAGAAATGTTGTGCTGGAGCTTATCAGCACTGACATTGACCCAA AAACGAAATCTCCAAAGAAGAGCAACAAAGCAGCCCTAAAGGACTGGTCAAAGAAATCCAGTGTCAAAGCAGAGAGAGTTAATTATACAGCCGAATTTATTGTGGACTCGAATTTTGGAGTCCCTGGAGCTATTGCTGTGACAAACAAACACCAAAGAGAGTTCTTCTTGGAAAGCATAGTGATCGAAGGGTTTGTGAGTGGAGCAGTTCATTTCCCCTGCAACTCATGGGTACAGGGAGAGAGGATATTCTTTTCTAACAAG GCATATTTACCTGGTGATACACCTGGTGGGCTTAGAGTACTGAGGGAGAAAGAGTTGATAAATCTTAGAGGTGATGGGAAAGGAGTTAGAAAATTGTGTGATAGAATATATGATTTCGACATATACAACGATCTGGGTAATCCAGATGAAGGAATTGAGCTTACCAGACCGACTCTTGGTGGAACCCAAAACCATCCATACCCAAGACGCTGTCGTACTGGTCGGGCCCCCACTGATACAG ATATGCATGCTGAGAGTCGTGTGGATTTGCCACAGCCTATGTACGTACCAAGAGACGAGCAATTCGACGAGGCTAAGATGAACACATTCGTAATGAAGAGGCTGAAGGCAGTTCTCCATAACTTGATCCCTGGCCTTAAGGCTAGTCTTTCTGCTGATAACCAAGACTTCAACCGATTTTCAGACTTCGACGACCTTTACAATGATGGCCAGCCCTTGCAAGatgaaattataaagaaaatccCACTGTCACAAGTGATCATCAAGATACAACAATGCAGCCAGGGACTTCTCAAGTATGACACGCCTAAAATTATTTCCA AGGACAAATTTGCCTGGCTTCGAGATGACGAATTCGCCAGGCAAGCAATAGCAGGAGTCAACCCTGTTAACATTGAGCGGCTTAAAGTTTTCCCACCGGTGAGCAAACTTGACCCGGAAATGTATGGCCACCAAGAGTCTGCACTCAAAGAAGAACATATTTTGGCACAACTTAATGGCATGACCGTGCAACAG GCAATAGAGGCAAACAAGCtgtttatgataaattatcacgaTGTCTATGTTCCATTTGTTGACCGGATCAACGCCCTTGATGGTAGAAAATCCTATGCTACCCGCACCATATTTTTCTTGACACCGCTTGGCACTCTCAAACCAATTGCTATAGAACTTAGCCTCGGACCAAGTTCCGGATCGAAACGCGTAGTTACCCCTCCTGTGGACGCAACCACATATTGGAAGTGGCAGCTTGCCAAAGCTCATGTTTGTGCCAATGATGCTGGTGTGCACCAACTTGTTAACCATTG GTTACGCACACATGCCTGCATGGAACCATTTATATTGTCTGCTCATAGACAATTAAGTGCAATGCATCCTGTTTTTAAGCTGTTGGATCCACACATGAGGTACACATTGGATATCAATGCTTTAGCTCGCCAGAAACTGATCAATGCTGATGGAATCATCGAGTCTAGTTTTACACCTGGGCGCTACTGCACGGAGATCAGTTCTGCTGCATACAAACACTTGTGGCGCTTTGACATGGAAGGCCTCCCGGCAGATCTCATACGCAG GGGAATGGCGGTACCTGACGCAACACAGCCAAATGGTGTAAAACTGGTAATAGAAGACTACCCTTATGCTGCAGATGGGCTTATGGTCTGGTCTGCAATCGAGAACTGGGTCCGCACCTATGTGCAGCACTACTACGGCCATCCAGGCCAGGTTTGCAATGACAGGGAGCTACAAGCATGGTACTCTGAATCAATAAATGTGGGGCATGCTGATCTTAGGCATGAAAGGTGGTGGCCCACGTTGAATGATAGTGAGGATCTTGTGTCTATACTTACCACATTGATTTGGACGGTATCCGCACAGCATGCAGCCATTAATTTTGGACAGTACCCTTATGGAGGTTATGTGCCCAATCGTCCTCCGCTAATGAGAAGATTAATCCCAGAAGACGAAGAggaaaaaaagagtgaaaaacATGCGAATTTCATGGCAGATCCCGAAAAGTATTTCCTAAATGCGCTGCCCAGCTTGTTACAAGCTACAAAATATATGGCCATAGTTGACACACTCTCTACCCACTCACCGGACGAGGAGTATTTGGGGGAGCGCCAACAGTCATCGATTTGGTCAGGTGAAGCAGAGATGATCGAGGCATTCTACAGCTTCTCCGCAGAAATGAAAGGGATAGAGAAGGAGATTGAGCGAAGGAACTGTGACCCAACACTCAGAAACCGCTGTGGCCCAGGGGTTTTACCTTACGAGTTACTTGCACCTACCTCTCCACCCGGCGTTACATGCAGAGGGATTCCTAACAGTGTCTCCACGTAA
- the LOC114164522 gene encoding nucleolin-like: MQTKIGGKQDNRKPDTYTTTTYDGKQEGREEFSDWPDGLLAIGTFGNNKEAKEKCITTKEEPSSSEQIPDFTPEEIGKLQKELTKLLRQKPKVEKEIAHLPLDRFLNCPSSLEVDRRISNVLCSDSENKDDEEEVGKQEREEEEDDDDDDEEEEDIEKTLGVILGKFKEICAKNSKKAIGKKSISFLLKKMFVCRSGFAPTPSLRDTLQLQESRMEKLLRTILHKKINSQHSSRALSLKKRLEDRKKMPMEEEAEAETDDGCKWVKTDSEYIVLEI, from the exons ATGCAAACTAAAATTGGTGGAAAACAAGATAACAGAAAACCAGACACTTATACAACTACTACTT ATGATGGAAAACAAGAGGGTCGAGAAGAGTTTAGCGATTGGCCTGATGGCCTGCTAGCAATTGGTACATTTGGAAATAACAAGGAAGCAAAAGAGAAGTGCATCACTACTAAAGAGGAACCATCCTCCTCTGAACAAATCCCTGACTTCACTCCTGAAGAAATCGGGAAGCTACAAAAAGAGCTCACTAAACTGTTGAGACAAAAACCCAAAGTGGAAAAGGAAATCGCCCACCTTCCTTTGGACAGATTCCTCAATTGTCCATCAAGCTTGGAGGTTGATCGGAGAATCAGCAACGTACTCTGCAGTGATTCAGAAAATAAAGATGACGAAGAAGAAGTAGGAAAACAAGaacgagaagaagaagaagatgatgatgatgatgatgaagaagaagaagacatcGAGAAGACTCTCGGTGTCATACTTGGTAAATTCAAAGAGATTTGTGCAAAAAACAGTAAGAAAGCAATTGGGAAGAAATCAATTTCGTTTTTGCTGAAGAAGATGTTCGTTTGTAGAAGTGGATTTGCCCCAACACCCAGCCTTAGAGATACCCTTCAACTACAGGAGTCAAGAATGGAGAAG CTTTTGAGGACGATTCTTCACAAGAAAATAAACTCCCAGCATTCTTCTCGGGCACTGTCTCTGAAGAAGCGACTGGAGGACAGGAAGAAGATGCCGATGGAGGAGGAAGCAGAGGCTGAAACTGATGATGGCTGTAAATGGGTCAAGACTGATTCTGAAT ATATTGTTTTAGAGATTTAA